A single Macaca mulatta isolate MMU2019108-1 chromosome 11, T2T-MMU8v2.0, whole genome shotgun sequence DNA region contains:
- the TAS2R13 gene encoding taste receptor type 2 member 13 (The RefSeq protein has 6 substitutions compared to this genomic sequence) gives MESALLSILTLVIIAEFVIGNLSNGFIVLINCIDWVSKRQLSSVDKILTFLAISRIGLIWELLVSWFLGLHYLAIFVSGTGLRIMIFSWVVSNHFSLWLATILSIFYLLKIVSFSSPAFLYLKWRVNQVIVMILLETLIFLFLNLIQINIHIKDWLDRCERNTIWNFSMSGLPTFSVPVKFTMTMFSLAPFTVALISFLLLIFSLWKHLQKMQLNYKGHRDPRTKAHINALKIVISFLLLYASFFLCILISWISELYQNILIHMFCQTIGVFYPSSHSFLLILGNPKLRQASLLVAAKVWAKR, from the coding sequence ATGGAAAGTGCCCTGCTGAGTATCCTCACTCTTGTAATAATTGCAGAATTCGTAATTGGGAATTTGAGCAATGGATTTATAGTACTGATAAACTGTATTGACCGGGTCAGTAAAAGACAGCTGTCCTCAGTTGATAAAATCCTCACATTCTTGGCAATCTCCAGAATTGGGCTGATCTGGGAACTATTAGTAAGTTGGTTTTTAGGTCTGCATTATCTAGCCATATTTGTATCTGGAACAGGGTTAAGAATTATGATTTTTAGCTGGGTAGTTTCTAATCACTTCAGTCTCTGGCTTGCTACAATCCTCAGCATCTTTTATTTGCTCAAAATAGTGAGTTTCTCTAGCCCTGCTTTTCTCTATTTGAAGTGGAGAGTAAACCAAGTGATTCTGATGATACTGCTGGGAACCTTgatcttcttatttttaaatctgatacaaataaacatacatattaaAGACTGGCTGGACCGATGTGAAAGAAACACAATTTGGAATTTCAGTATGAGTGGCCTTCCAACATTTTCAGTGCCGGTCAAATTCACCATGACTATGTTCAGTCTAGCACCATTTACTGTGGCCCTCAtctcttttctcctgttaattttCCCCTTGTGGAAACATCTCCAGAAAATGCAGCTCAATTACAAAGGACACAGAGACCCCAGGACCAAGGCCCACATAAATGCATTGAAGAttgtgatctcattccttttactCTATGCCAGTTTCTTTCTATGTATTCTCATATCATGGATTTCTGAGCTGTATCAGAATACACTGATCCACATATTTTGTCAGACGATTGGAGTCTTCTATCCTTCAAGCCACTCCTTTCTTCTGATTCTAGGAAACCCTAAGTTAAGACAGGCCTCTCTTTTGGTGGCAGCTAAGGTATGGGCTAAACGTTGA